One part of the Ochrobactrum quorumnocens genome encodes these proteins:
- a CDS encoding GlxA family transcriptional regulator, producing MIALPGVQLLDVSGPLDVFAEANTQAGREVYKLAVAASTPGPLRSSSGVKLLPDWVIDDAPNEPIDTLLVAGCPNMTERPVNKSILDWLRLNAPKTRRYGSVCSGAFFLAAADLLDGRRVTTHWAVAQTLASQYPQVHVDEDSIQISDGPVRTAAGVTAGLDLALALVEEDLGREIAMRVAGQLVMFFKRPGGQMQFSRKGEAVPAGRGALQELQRWVAANPALDHSVASLAGRMDLSPRHFSRLFRSEVGVTPTTWVEEARVNTARRLLELGHEAPKRVAAHCGFSDADTFRRAFVRHVGVTPAEYRKRFATQIGGA from the coding sequence CGGAAGCCAATACGCAGGCAGGACGAGAGGTTTATAAACTTGCGGTCGCAGCAAGTACGCCCGGCCCACTGCGCAGTTCATCAGGGGTAAAACTATTACCGGATTGGGTAATCGATGACGCGCCAAACGAACCCATAGATACACTTCTTGTCGCCGGCTGCCCCAATATGACTGAGCGTCCGGTAAACAAGTCCATTTTAGACTGGTTGCGCCTCAACGCACCGAAAACTCGGCGCTATGGTTCAGTTTGCAGCGGCGCTTTCTTTCTGGCAGCGGCCGACCTTCTCGACGGACGGCGCGTCACCACGCACTGGGCCGTTGCACAAACGCTTGCAAGCCAGTATCCGCAAGTCCATGTCGATGAAGATTCCATACAGATAAGTGACGGCCCCGTACGCACGGCGGCAGGCGTGACAGCAGGCCTTGATCTGGCACTGGCGCTCGTCGAAGAGGATCTTGGTCGAGAGATTGCCATGCGTGTTGCAGGCCAGTTGGTGATGTTTTTCAAGCGCCCTGGCGGTCAGATGCAATTCAGCCGGAAAGGCGAAGCGGTTCCGGCGGGTCGCGGCGCGTTGCAAGAGCTTCAGCGCTGGGTCGCCGCCAATCCGGCGCTTGATCATAGTGTCGCCAGCCTTGCAGGGCGAATGGACCTAAGCCCCCGCCATTTCTCGCGACTGTTTCGCAGCGAAGTTGGTGTTACACCCACAACATGGGTTGAAGAGGCTCGCGTGAACACAGCAAGAAGGCTTCTGGAACTGGGACATGAAGCCCCAAAACGGGTTGCGGCCCATTGCGGATTTTCAGACGCGGACACATTTCGCCGCGCCTTTGTCCGCCATGTCGGCGTCACGCCCGCTGAATATCGCAAGCGCTTCGCCACACAAATCGGCGGCGCATAG
- a CDS encoding tellurite resistance TerB family protein produces MNKISPQDALVYIMVTTSAADTAMTDAELASIGNTVSRLPVFQGFDSKHLPKLASDCYALLADEDGLEKILDLAHEVLPERLYETAYALAVEVAAADLHVEQEELEFLQMLRDRWDLDELTVAAIERSARVRFRKLDPAV; encoded by the coding sequence ATGAACAAGATTTCACCGCAGGACGCTCTCGTCTACATCATGGTGACGACATCCGCAGCCGATACGGCGATGACTGACGCAGAGCTTGCTTCCATCGGCAATACGGTTTCGCGCTTGCCAGTATTCCAGGGGTTTGACTCCAAACACCTGCCGAAACTTGCAAGTGATTGCTACGCGCTTTTGGCCGATGAAGACGGCTTGGAAAAAATTCTCGATCTTGCGCATGAGGTACTGCCTGAAAGGCTTTATGAGACGGCTTATGCATTAGCCGTTGAGGTGGCCGCCGCCGATCTTCATGTGGAGCAGGAAGAACTGGAGTTTCTTCAGATGCTGCGTGATCGCTGGGATCTTGACGAATTGACGGTTGCGGCAATTGAACGTTCTGCGCGTGTGCGTTTCCGCAAACTCGATCCGGCAGTCTAA
- a CDS encoding lysine--tRNA ligase, protein MTSHRLPDITLTPELTAAAAEAKAWPFEEAKKILKRYAKTGMPETVIFETGYGPSGLPHIGTFGEVARTSMVRHAFRILTEDKVKTRLICFSDDLDGMRKIPDNVPDKSALEPYLQLPLSAVPNPFGGEYNSFAEHNNAMLCRFLDTFGFDYEFASATEYYKSGKFDAVLLKAVERYDDIMKVMLPTLGEERQATYSPFLPISPKSGRVLYVPMKSVDAKAGTVTFDDEDGVETTLSVTGGNVKLQWKPDFGMRWAALGVDFEMFGKDHQTNAGIYDRICEILGGRAPEHFVYELFLDQIGQKISKSKGNGIAIDEWLAYAPTESLALYNFQKPKTAKKLYFDVIPKAVDEYFTYLAAYERQEWKDRLNNPVWHIHYGNPPKVNLPITFALMLNLVSASNAENPAVLWGFISRHVPGVTPENNPELDALVGYAIRYFNDFVKPTKQFRAPDDVERAALAALDEKLSTLPAGTDGNDIQNAILDVARAIERYQDHTKKSPEGGPGVSVSFFQMLYEVLIGQERGPRFGSFVALYGIDETRALIQKALAGTLS, encoded by the coding sequence ATGACTTCGCATCGCCTTCCCGACATTACGCTGACCCCGGAACTGACCGCGGCGGCCGCGGAAGCGAAAGCATGGCCTTTTGAAGAGGCTAAAAAAATCCTGAAGCGTTATGCAAAGACCGGCATGCCGGAAACGGTGATCTTTGAGACCGGTTACGGCCCATCGGGTCTGCCGCATATTGGCACCTTTGGCGAAGTGGCCCGCACTTCGATGGTGCGTCATGCATTTCGCATTTTGACGGAAGACAAGGTCAAGACGCGCCTTATCTGCTTCTCCGACGATCTCGACGGCATGCGTAAGATCCCGGACAATGTGCCAGACAAGTCCGCACTTGAGCCTTATCTGCAATTACCGCTTTCCGCTGTGCCAAACCCATTTGGTGGTGAATACAATAGCTTTGCAGAACATAACAATGCCATGCTCTGCCGCTTCCTCGATACCTTCGGTTTCGATTACGAGTTTGCAAGTGCTACCGAATATTACAAGTCAGGCAAGTTCGATGCGGTACTGCTGAAGGCCGTCGAACGTTACGACGACATCATGAAAGTCATGCTGCCAACGCTTGGTGAAGAGCGACAGGCGACTTACAGCCCATTCCTGCCGATTTCGCCAAAGTCTGGTCGCGTGCTTTACGTGCCGATGAAAAGCGTGGACGCCAAGGCCGGCACCGTTACTTTTGACGATGAAGATGGCGTTGAAACCACCCTGTCTGTCACTGGCGGCAATGTGAAACTGCAATGGAAGCCAGACTTCGGCATGCGCTGGGCAGCTCTTGGTGTGGACTTCGAAATGTTCGGCAAGGATCACCAGACCAATGCGGGCATTTACGACCGCATTTGCGAAATTCTGGGCGGTCGTGCGCCAGAACATTTCGTCTATGAGCTGTTCCTCGACCAAATTGGCCAGAAGATTTCCAAGTCGAAGGGCAACGGTATTGCCATCGACGAATGGCTGGCCTATGCGCCGACCGAAAGCCTTGCGCTCTACAATTTCCAGAAGCCTAAGACCGCGAAGAAGCTCTATTTCGACGTGATCCCGAAGGCCGTGGACGAGTATTTCACCTATCTCGCTGCTTATGAGCGTCAGGAGTGGAAAGACCGTCTGAACAATCCGGTCTGGCATATTCATTATGGCAACCCGCCGAAGGTGAACCTGCCGATTACATTCGCGCTGATGCTCAACTTGGTGAGCGCATCGAATGCCGAAAATCCGGCTGTTCTCTGGGGCTTCATCTCGCGTCATGTACCGGGTGTTACACCTGAAAACAATCCGGAACTCGACGCGCTCGTTGGCTATGCGATCCGTTACTTCAACGATTTCGTCAAGCCGACCAAGCAGTTCCGCGCACCGGACGATGTGGAACGAGCAGCACTTGCAGCGCTGGATGAGAAACTCTCAACTCTTCCCGCTGGCACCGATGGCAATGACATTCAGAATGCTATTCTGGACGTGGCTCGCGCAATCGAACGATATCAGGATCACACCAAGAAGAGCCCTGAAGGTGGTCCCGGCGTATCGGTTTCCTTCTTCCAGATGCTCTATGAAGTG